A window of the Arenibacter algicola genome harbors these coding sequences:
- a CDS encoding MvdC/MvdD family ATP grasp protein, translating into MILIISHKEDYTSDYLINILNKREIPYHRLNTDDIGIKHDINYQSGSNIRISIDGYENFKSIWFRRTKSPDFSFSNENERAFFVKDFKAFLNNLWSSLDIKNWISHPNNIDKAENKLYQLKIAKSIGFDIPQTIVSTDKEKIELFFKENNEQVIIKPLFGGRFFENGKAKLIFTNKVKKEHILNRKDFISFPMIFQQEIIKEYELRVTVVDDKVFSAKVDSQSNVSTQLDWRKDRTQFTKYNLPESITEKCKEIVRTLNLKFGAIDLIKTDSGYVFLEINPNGQWVWIENDTGLKISDEIIKLLTK; encoded by the coding sequence ATGATATTAATAATATCACATAAAGAGGATTACACTTCCGACTACCTAATCAATATTTTAAACAAGAGAGAAATTCCTTATCATAGGTTAAATACAGATGATATTGGTATAAAACACGATATAAACTATCAATCTGGTTCAAATATTAGAATATCGATAGATGGCTATGAAAATTTTAAATCCATTTGGTTCAGAAGAACCAAGTCTCCAGATTTTTCATTTTCAAATGAGAATGAAAGGGCTTTTTTCGTTAAGGACTTCAAAGCATTTCTAAATAACCTATGGTCCTCCCTTGATATAAAAAACTGGATTAGTCACCCTAATAATATTGATAAGGCAGAAAATAAGCTATATCAATTAAAGATAGCTAAGAGTATTGGTTTTGACATCCCTCAAACTATCGTTTCTACGGATAAGGAAAAAATTGAATTATTCTTCAAGGAAAATAATGAACAAGTTATCATAAAACCTTTATTTGGTGGTCGATTTTTTGAAAATGGAAAAGCAAAACTCATTTTCACAAATAAGGTAAAAAAAGAGCATATATTGAATAGGAAAGATTTCATTTCTTTTCCAATGATTTTTCAACAAGAAATAATTAAAGAATATGAGCTCAGAGTTACTGTCGTAGATGACAAGGTGTTTTCTGCTAAAGTAGATTCTCAATCAAATGTTAGTACACAACTTGATTGGAGAAAAGATAGAACACAGTTCACCAAATATAATTTACCGGAGAGTATTACCGAAAAATGCAAAGAAATTGTAAGAACATTGAATCTGAAATTTGGCGCTATAGATTTGATAAAAACAGATTCAGGCTATGTTTTTTTGGAGATTAACCCAAATGGTCAATGGGTTTGGATCGAAAACGATACAGGACTGAAAATCTCTGACGAGATAATTAAGCTTTTAACTAAATAA